The Piliocolobus tephrosceles isolate RC106 chromosome 2, ASM277652v3, whole genome shotgun sequence genome window below encodes:
- the SLC35A5 gene encoding probable UDP-sugar transporter protein SLC35A5 isoform X2: MAVIFSNFSIITTALLFRIVLKRRLNWIQWASLLILFLSIVALTAGTKTLQHNLTGHGFHHDAFFSPSNSCLLFRSECPRKDNCTTKEWTFPEAKWNTTARVFSHIRVGMGHVLIIVQCFISSMASIYNEKILKEGNQLSESIFIQNSKLYFFGILFNGLTLGLQRSNRDQIKNCGFFYGHNAFSVALIFVTAFQGLSVAFILKFLDNMFHVLMAQVTTVIITTVSVLVFDFRPSLEFLLEAPSVLLSIFIYNASKPQGPEYAPRQERIRDLSGNLWERSSGDGEELERLTKPRSDESDEDTF, from the exons GAGGCGTCTAAACTGGATCCAGTGGGCTTCcctcctgattttatttttgtctattgtGGCCTTGACTGCCGGGACTAAAACTTTACAGCACAACCTGACAGGACATGGATTTCATCATGATGCCTTCTTCAGCCCGTCCAATTCCtgccttcttttcagaagtgAGTGTCCCAGAAAAGACAATTGTACAACAAAGGAATGGACTTTTCCTGAAGCTAAATGGAACACCACAGCCAGGGTTTTCAGTCACATCCGTGTTGGCATGGGCCATGTTCTTATTATAGTccagtgttttatttcttcaatggctagtatttataatgaaaagatatTGAAGGAAGGGAACCAGCTCTCTGAAAGCATCTTCATACAGAACAGCAAACTCTATTTCTTTGGCATTCTGTTTAATGGGCTGACTCTGGGCCTTCAGAGGAGTAACCGTGATCAGATTAAGAACTGTGGATTTTTTTATGGCCACAATGCATTTTCAGTAGCCCTTATTTTTGTAACTGCATTCCAGGGCCTTTCAGTGGCTTTCATTCTGAAGTTCCTGGATAACATGTTCCATGTCTTGATGGCCCAGGTTACCACTGTCATTATCACAACAGTGTCTGTCCTGGTCTTTGACTTCAGACCCTCCCTGGAATTTCTCTTGGAAGCCCCATCAGTCCTTctctctatatttatttataatgccAGCAAGCCTCAAGGTCCAGAATACGCACCTAGGCAAGAAAGGATCCGAGATCTAAGTGGCAATCTTTGGGAGCGTTCCAGTGGG GATGGAGAAGAACTAGAAAGACTTACCAAACCCAGGAGTGATGAGTCAGATGAAGATACTTTCTAA